In Aquimarina sp. TRL1, a single window of DNA contains:
- a CDS encoding OmpP1/FadL family transporter — protein sequence MKKLLLFISILSMSIANAQDINDALRYSNDNIKGTARFRAMSGAFGALGGDISSLQINPAASAVFLNSSASLTIGADRIYNEAIYNGIQQDESEKNLNFNQIGAVFVFNNTASGPINKVTFGMAYDQTADNADQFFVSGQSNNSIDQYFLTEAQGLPLDLLTVQNNESVSGLYRYLGQNESYSAQQAFLGFESLIIESDNPDDPNSTAYSSNVASGTFDQDFTYETTGLNGKFSFNGAMQINDKFFLGANISTHFISFDRFTNFREQNQNTGSFINDISFSNKLSTTGAGISFQLGGIAKVSKMVRVGASYQSPTWYNINEETTQRVVTISDTDGRFVVAPDIINVYPEYELRTPGKATGSIALLFGKKGLLSFDYSYKDYSSIKFSSDNRVDYREQNNEISNMLQGASTARLGGEMRHHNWSFRGGMFLEQSPYKNDQILGERKGFSLGTGYNFGKIRLDVAYDYSEQEREEQFYPGSAFQNSAQINSYRNNITVSLNLKI from the coding sequence ATGAAAAAATTACTTTTATTCATAAGTATCCTTTCTATGTCCATAGCGAACGCTCAGGACATCAATGATGCACTCCGATACTCTAATGACAATATTAAAGGGACTGCTCGTTTCCGAGCGATGAGCGGCGCTTTTGGAGCTCTGGGAGGTGATATCTCATCATTACAAATAAACCCGGCTGCTTCAGCGGTATTTCTCAACTCCTCTGCCAGCTTAACCATTGGAGCTGATCGTATCTACAACGAAGCCATTTATAACGGAATACAACAAGATGAATCTGAAAAAAACCTGAATTTCAATCAGATTGGAGCTGTTTTTGTGTTTAATAATACTGCCTCAGGACCAATCAACAAAGTCACCTTTGGGATGGCATATGATCAAACGGCTGATAATGCTGACCAGTTCTTTGTTTCTGGTCAGAGCAACAATTCTATTGATCAGTATTTCCTGACAGAAGCGCAAGGACTTCCTCTGGATCTCCTTACAGTACAAAACAACGAATCTGTTAGCGGTCTATATCGATACCTGGGACAAAATGAAAGCTATAGTGCACAACAAGCTTTTTTAGGTTTTGAATCTCTAATTATCGAATCCGATAACCCGGATGATCCGAATAGCACTGCGTACTCCTCTAATGTAGCCAGTGGAACCTTTGATCAGGATTTTACTTATGAGACAACTGGACTCAATGGGAAGTTCTCCTTCAACGGAGCAATGCAAATCAATGATAAATTTTTCCTTGGAGCTAATATCAGTACTCATTTTATCAGCTTTGACCGTTTTACCAATTTCAGAGAGCAAAATCAAAATACAGGAAGCTTTATTAACGACATTAGTTTCTCTAACAAGCTATCGACTACCGGCGCCGGTATTTCCTTTCAGCTTGGAGGGATTGCCAAAGTATCAAAAATGGTGCGTGTAGGGGCTTCATACCAATCCCCTACCTGGTATAATATTAATGAAGAAACCACCCAGCGCGTAGTTACTATTAGCGATACAGACGGACGATTCGTCGTCGCTCCTGATATTATAAATGTATATCCGGAATACGAACTTAGAACACCCGGAAAAGCCACAGGAAGTATTGCCTTATTATTTGGCAAAAAAGGACTTCTCAGTTTTGACTATTCCTATAAAGATTACAGCTCTATAAAGTTCAGTTCTGACAACCGTGTAGACTACCGGGAACAGAATAACGAAATTTCCAACATGCTGCAAGGAGCATCTACTGCACGATTAGGAGGAGAAATGCGCCATCATAACTGGAGCTTCAGAGGAGGAATGTTCCTAGAACAAAGCCCTTATAAAAACGATCAGATATTAGGAGAGCGAAAAGGATTCTCTCTGGGAACAGGATATAATTTTGGAAAAATAAGACTGGATGTTGCTTACGATTATTCTGAACAGGAAAGAGAAGAACAGTTCTATCCTGGATCTGCCTTCCAGAACAGTGCTCAGATCAATAGTTACCGAAACAATATCACAGTTAGTTTGAATTTAAAAATTTAG
- a CDS encoding T9SS type B sorting domain-containing protein, with the protein MNKLLPQISLYLLIAFMSCLHTSYGQDGLPCTLSTPFCSDQAQELTFDNTVGVESLGEIGCLNTTPNPAWFFLRVDQGGTLEFDIVQWVDENDNSRLDRNERQLDVDFIAWGPFTTSFVNCDVLATGCDNNGDGDGRPAECVNNVDEPFYYLDNEDNTNIVDCSYSRTEAVEKLTILNAQPREYYIILITNFANESGKIQLQQTNLGEENSGTTDCTILEPGLGPDIATCGVVPVMLEGFFEGAVSYQWFVFHEPTDSFQPVPGATIPVYEAPGPGTYRLEARDGSGAVVGTDDINVNDVTNALISVGYSIAEESFAGSYTITAEPQVTVGEISDYEFSINGGEYQSSPVFTNVPPGDHVITGRHIQGCSERDSETIIILGYPKYFTPNGDGFHDTWHLINIEDQTTALIYIFDRHGKLLKQLRPNGAGWDGTYNGSLMPSSDYWFRVEFNEPRDPNNRRRVFKSSFSLIR; encoded by the coding sequence ATGAATAAACTATTGCCTCAAATTTCCCTCTACCTACTCATCGCTTTTATGTCTTGCCTGCATACCTCTTATGGTCAAGACGGACTTCCCTGTACGTTATCTACTCCTTTTTGTTCTGATCAGGCACAGGAACTGACTTTTGACAATACTGTCGGAGTGGAAAGCCTGGGAGAAATCGGTTGTTTGAATACCACTCCTAATCCTGCCTGGTTTTTTTTAAGAGTGGATCAGGGAGGGACGCTGGAATTTGATATTGTACAGTGGGTAGACGAAAACGATAACAGCCGCCTGGATAGAAACGAACGCCAGTTAGATGTGGATTTTATTGCCTGGGGACCGTTTACAACTTCTTTTGTGAATTGTGATGTCTTAGCTACAGGTTGTGATAATAACGGAGATGGAGACGGAAGACCTGCAGAATGTGTAAATAATGTAGACGAACCTTTTTATTATCTGGATAATGAGGATAATACGAACATCGTCGATTGTAGCTATTCCAGGACAGAAGCGGTGGAAAAATTAACTATTCTAAATGCACAGCCCAGAGAATACTACATTATTCTAATTACCAATTTTGCCAATGAATCAGGGAAAATACAACTACAGCAAACCAATCTTGGAGAAGAGAATTCCGGGACTACAGACTGTACAATATTAGAGCCGGGATTGGGACCTGATATCGCTACCTGTGGGGTTGTTCCAGTGATGCTTGAAGGCTTTTTTGAAGGGGCAGTGAGTTATCAGTGGTTTGTTTTTCACGAACCGACAGATTCTTTTCAGCCTGTTCCGGGAGCAACCATTCCTGTGTATGAAGCCCCAGGACCGGGCACATATAGACTCGAAGCCAGAGATGGTAGCGGTGCTGTTGTGGGAACAGATGATATTAATGTGAATGACGTGACCAATGCTTTGATATCTGTGGGGTATTCCATCGCAGAAGAATCTTTTGCCGGGAGTTATACCATTACTGCAGAGCCTCAGGTGACAGTGGGAGAAATAAGTGATTACGAATTTAGTATTAATGGAGGCGAGTACCAGTCATCTCCTGTTTTTACCAATGTGCCTCCGGGAGATCATGTGATTACAGGGCGACATATACAAGGATGTAGTGAAAGGGATTCTGAAACCATTATTATTTTAGGATATCCTAAGTATTTTACACCTAATGGAGATGGGTTTCACGATACCTGGCACTTAATTAATATCGAGGATCAGACCACGGCCTTGATTTATATTTTTGACCGGCATGGGAAATTGCTCAAGCAATTACGACCCAATGGAGCAGGGTGGGATGGTACCTATAATGGAAGCTTGATGCCTTCTTCTGATTATTGGTTCCGGGTAGAATTTAATGAACCCAGAGATCCTAATAATAGAAGGAGAGTGTTTAAATCCAGTTTTTCTCTAATACGATAA
- the folE gene encoding GTP cyclohydrolase I FolE has protein sequence MKIDKALEAIDALGDDHIGTSATTPLREDAFKLSDDEKITLIQKDVKHIMETLGLDLTDDSLQGTPKRVAKMFVKEIFSGLNPKNKPKASTFDNSYKYGEMLVEKNITVYSTCEHHLLPIVGRAHVAYISNGTVVGLSKMNRIVDYYAKRPQVQERMTMQIVQDLQEVLGTKDVACVIDAKHLCVNSRGIRDIESSTVTSEFGGKFKEKAVRQEFLDYIRLDTTF, from the coding sequence GTGAAAATAGACAAGGCCCTTGAAGCAATAGATGCATTAGGAGACGATCATATCGGAACCAGTGCTACAACTCCTCTTAGAGAAGACGCCTTTAAACTGAGTGATGATGAAAAGATTACCCTTATCCAGAAAGATGTAAAACACATTATGGAAACGTTGGGATTGGATCTTACGGATGACAGCCTTCAGGGAACTCCCAAGCGGGTTGCTAAGATGTTCGTTAAAGAGATTTTTTCCGGACTCAATCCTAAGAATAAACCAAAAGCTTCAACTTTTGACAATTCCTATAAGTATGGGGAAATGCTTGTTGAAAAAAATATAACCGTGTATTCTACCTGTGAGCACCACTTACTACCTATCGTAGGAAGAGCACATGTGGCTTATATTTCTAACGGTACTGTCGTTGGTCTATCCAAAATGAATCGCATTGTGGATTATTACGCAAAGCGACCACAGGTACAGGAGCGAATGACTATGCAGATTGTTCAAGACTTACAGGAAGTACTGGGAACCAAAGATGTAGCCTGTGTAATCGATGCCAAACATCTCTGTGTAAACTCCAGAGGAATCAGAGATATCGAAAGCAGTACGGTAACCAGTGAATTCGGAGGTAAGTTCAAAGAAAAAGCAGTACGTCAGGAATTTTTGGATTACATCAGATTAGACACAACTTTTTAA
- the cysS gene encoding cysteine--tRNA ligase — protein sequence MAIHPLYKNQELKIYNSLSGQKETFQSITEGYVGMYVCGPTVYSNVHLGNCRTFISFDLVFRYLKHLEYKVRYVRNITDAGHLESDADVGEDKVAKKARLEQLEPMEIVQRYTLDFHNILAKFNTVPPSIEPTATGHIVEQIEIIKTIIDNGYAYVSNGSVYFDVVKFNETNDYGKLSGRNLEDMIANTRELTAQSDKKNPQDFALWKKAEPEHIMRWPSPWSDGFPGWHLECTVMSSKYLGEQFDIHGGGMDLKFPHHECEIAQGEAACGKSPVNYWMHANMLTLNGKKMSKSTGNIISPAEIFAGGSPLLKKTFPPAVARFFMLQAHYRSILDFSNDALEASEKGFYKLFDAIHSLKGITPAKATSTFDVSEWRQECYNAMNDDFNSPILIAKLFEAVKFINTVKEQKATISAADLALLTKTLHDFVFDVLGLADINETSSDTSDKLSGAVELLIQLRAEARANKDFATSDKIRDELQAIGIQLKDGREGTTFSLN from the coding sequence ATGGCAATACATCCATTGTACAAAAATCAAGAATTAAAGATCTACAATTCACTTTCAGGTCAGAAAGAAACATTCCAATCCATTACAGAAGGATATGTAGGAATGTATGTTTGTGGTCCTACAGTATACAGCAATGTACATTTGGGTAATTGTCGCACATTTATCTCTTTCGATCTTGTTTTCAGATACCTGAAACATTTAGAGTACAAAGTACGATATGTGAGAAATATTACAGATGCAGGACATCTGGAGAGCGATGCGGACGTAGGAGAAGACAAAGTCGCCAAAAAAGCGCGGCTGGAACAATTGGAGCCTATGGAGATTGTACAGCGATATACGCTGGACTTTCATAACATCCTGGCTAAATTCAATACGGTTCCTCCAAGTATAGAACCTACTGCCACCGGGCATATTGTCGAGCAAATCGAGATTATCAAGACCATTATAGACAATGGATATGCCTATGTCTCTAACGGATCTGTCTATTTTGATGTAGTTAAGTTCAATGAAACCAATGACTACGGAAAACTAAGCGGTCGTAACCTGGAGGATATGATTGCCAATACCAGAGAACTAACAGCACAATCTGATAAGAAAAACCCACAGGATTTTGCGTTGTGGAAAAAAGCAGAACCTGAGCATATCATGCGATGGCCATCTCCCTGGAGTGATGGTTTCCCGGGATGGCATCTGGAGTGTACTGTTATGAGTTCTAAATATCTGGGAGAGCAATTTGATATTCACGGAGGAGGAATGGATCTCAAATTCCCACACCACGAATGTGAGATTGCCCAGGGAGAAGCCGCTTGCGGAAAATCACCTGTTAATTACTGGATGCATGCCAATATGCTGACACTAAACGGAAAAAAAATGTCAAAATCTACAGGAAACATCATTTCTCCTGCGGAGATTTTTGCAGGAGGAAGCCCCTTGCTAAAAAAGACATTCCCGCCAGCTGTAGCACGCTTTTTTATGCTTCAGGCACATTACAGAAGTATTCTGGACTTTTCGAACGATGCCCTGGAAGCTTCTGAAAAAGGATTCTATAAATTATTTGACGCAATACATTCGCTCAAAGGAATCACCCCTGCCAAGGCGACCAGTACATTTGATGTTTCCGAATGGAGACAGGAATGTTATAACGCCATGAATGATGATTTTAACAGTCCTATTCTTATTGCCAAATTATTTGAAGCGGTTAAATTCATCAATACGGTCAAGGAACAGAAAGCCACTATTAGTGCCGCTGATTTAGCTTTACTAACCAAAACCCTGCATGATTTTGTCTTTGATGTATTAGGATTAGCAGATATCAATGAAACCTCTTCTGATACCAGTGATAAATTATCCGGGGCTGTCGAATTACTAATTCAGTTACGGGCAGAAGCCAGAGCTAATAAGGACTTTGCGACCAGTGATAAAATCCGGGACGAATTACAAGCTATTGGAATCCAGTTAAAAGATGGAAGAGAAGGCACTACTTTCTCCCTTAATTAA
- the yidD gene encoding membrane protein insertion efficiency factor YidD: MKKIAALPFIVLVRGYQKFISPLTPATCRYHPTCSQYTIEALQKHGVFRGSWLSVKRIFSCHPWGGSGYDPVPEPKDDKPKC, translated from the coding sequence ATAAAAAAAATAGCCGCCTTGCCATTCATTGTATTGGTAAGGGGCTATCAAAAATTTATTTCCCCGTTGACTCCTGCTACCTGTCGGTACCACCCTACCTGTTCTCAATACACTATAGAAGCATTGCAAAAACACGGTGTCTTTAGAGGAAGCTGGCTTTCTGTAAAACGGATTTTTAGTTGTCATCCCTGGGGTGGCAGTGGCTATGATCCCGTTCCTGAGCCCAAAGACGATAAACCAAAGTGTTAA
- the lgt gene encoding prolipoprotein diacylglyceryl transferase, giving the protein MTFTTIIWNPAEGIDLGFFMIRFYSLMFVVAFSVGWYLMKKIYIRENISMEKLDAVFIYAVLGTLIGARLGHVIFYDWDYYKNNLMEIFLPFRFDPSFSFVGFQGLASHGAAIAFIIAMYYYAKKVLKKHPLWILDRVTIPAAFGGIFVRIGNFFNSEIIGEPTTSAFGVKFVRDGLSKNEVVRETGIKHINKAYAAVVENPKFAELLEAIPYRHPAQLYEAFGYIFVSLILWYLYWKTNKRNHRGFLFGMYLILIWVVRFIVEYVKKSQGGFEDAFGDILSTGQWLSIPFIIAGLYFIFRPQKATD; this is encoded by the coding sequence ATGACCTTTACTACAATTATCTGGAACCCTGCCGAAGGGATCGACCTCGGTTTCTTTATGATACGATTTTACAGTCTTATGTTTGTTGTTGCCTTCTCCGTCGGATGGTATTTGATGAAAAAAATATACATTCGGGAAAACATCAGCATGGAAAAACTGGATGCTGTATTTATCTATGCGGTATTAGGAACCCTGATTGGTGCACGACTAGGTCATGTGATTTTTTATGACTGGGATTATTACAAGAATAATCTTATGGAGATTTTTCTTCCCTTCCGGTTTGATCCTTCTTTTAGTTTTGTCGGTTTTCAGGGACTTGCCAGTCACGGAGCTGCTATCGCCTTTATTATTGCGATGTACTACTACGCTAAGAAAGTACTAAAAAAGCATCCCTTATGGATTTTGGACAGAGTAACGATTCCTGCTGCTTTTGGAGGAATTTTTGTTCGTATCGGAAACTTCTTTAATTCGGAGATCATTGGAGAACCGACCACTTCTGCCTTTGGTGTTAAGTTTGTTCGGGACGGATTGTCTAAAAATGAAGTTGTCAGAGAAACCGGTATCAAACACATTAATAAAGCCTATGCAGCAGTAGTAGAAAACCCTAAGTTTGCTGAACTGCTGGAAGCAATTCCATATCGACATCCCGCTCAATTATACGAAGCATTCGGATATATATTTGTATCTCTTATCCTATGGTATCTTTACTGGAAAACCAACAAAAGAAACCATCGAGGATTCTTATTTGGTATGTACCTCATCCTTATATGGGTAGTGCGATTTATCGTAGAGTATGTAAAGAAAAGTCAGGGAGGATTCGAAGACGCTTTTGGAGATATCTTATCTACCGGGCAATGGCTGAGTATTCCATTTATTATTGCCGGATTATACTTTATTTTCAGACCGCAAAAAGCAACCGATTAA
- the prfA gene encoding peptide chain release factor 1, producing MIDKLNIVKQRFDEVNDLIIQPDVIADQKRYIKLNKEYKDLKALMEERDRYIELTDNLKEAEEIIDDGSDAEMVEMAKLQLEEAKEELPALEEKIRMMLVPKDPEDAKNCVVEIRAGAGGDEASIFAGDLFRMYTKFCESKGWTTSVVDLNEGTSGGYKEIIFEVNGEDVYGTLKFEAGVHRVQRVPQTETQGRVHTSAASVIVLPEAEEFDVELDMQEVRIERTTSTGPGGQSVNTTYSAIKLHHEPTGMIVSCQDQKSSHKNLEKALKVLRSRLYEMELAKKQAADSEKRKSMVSSGDRSAKIRTYNYPQGRVTEHRIGLTLYDLGNIIDGDIHKIIEELQLVANTEKLKESSDLF from the coding sequence ATGATTGATAAATTAAATATCGTGAAGCAACGGTTCGATGAGGTGAATGATTTAATCATTCAGCCGGATGTGATTGCGGATCAGAAAAGATATATTAAATTAAATAAAGAGTATAAAGATCTTAAAGCCTTGATGGAGGAGCGGGATCGATATATCGAACTTACGGATAACCTGAAAGAGGCAGAGGAAATCATTGATGACGGGAGTGATGCGGAGATGGTGGAAATGGCAAAACTTCAGTTAGAAGAAGCCAAAGAAGAATTACCGGCATTGGAAGAAAAAATCCGGATGATGTTGGTGCCAAAAGACCCTGAGGATGCGAAGAACTGTGTGGTAGAAATTCGTGCAGGTGCCGGAGGAGATGAGGCGAGTATTTTTGCAGGAGATCTATTCCGTATGTATACCAAGTTTTGTGAAAGCAAAGGATGGACAACCAGTGTGGTAGATCTGAATGAAGGAACCAGTGGAGGATATAAGGAGATTATCTTCGAGGTGAATGGAGAAGATGTATATGGAACCCTGAAGTTTGAAGCAGGAGTACACCGGGTACAACGAGTGCCTCAGACAGAAACTCAGGGGCGGGTACATACCAGTGCTGCTTCTGTTATTGTATTGCCAGAAGCCGAAGAGTTTGATGTAGAGCTGGATATGCAGGAAGTACGTATCGAACGTACGACTTCTACCGGTCCAGGAGGGCAGTCGGTAAATACGACATATTCTGCGATTAAATTACACCACGAGCCTACCGGTATGATTGTCAGTTGTCAGGATCAGAAATCCTCACATAAAAACCTGGAAAAAGCCCTGAAAGTACTTCGATCCAGATTGTATGAGATGGAATTAGCAAAGAAACAGGCAGCAGATTCTGAAAAGCGAAAGAGCATGGTTTCTTCCGGAGACCGATCTGCGAAGATCAGAACCTATAACTATCCGCAGGGAAGAGTGACGGAGCACCGTATCGGTCTTACGTTATACGATCTGGGGAATATCATTGATGGAGATATCCATAAGATCATAGAAGAATTGCAATTAGTAGCAAATACAGAAAAATTAAAAGAATCCAGTGATTTGTTCTAA